One part of the Sphingobium yanoikuyae genome encodes these proteins:
- a CDS encoding ATP-binding protein, which translates to MPEIDPKSFWQTGRPSMRWSDIVHALATVAGAATQADLETALRCACQDIVGAKDSVLLFPADAGLPATNTHGAGMTGAAPSVSPIGYAGTRAFLAPRNATSPSPMRNGMKSMASFPIGTQPSPAMLRVYWHDADHPTDAETSLLELFANAGAATLPRLTEPCAAGAQRSAAKAEAMAGPATADSLHSHKMEALGRHAATLVHDLGKLLLPIMAGLELIARSTGHDRQVSDHLDMAMSATASAQTLLRNLLDFTRKEAVQSTALAPSRFLDEMQPILSTIAGPTISLRIEAAPDLPKLIAERQLLEVALLHLVANARDAMPAGGEVIVGAQRIDETTARNAVPIPWIRLFVRDRGSGMDETTRRRAGERFFTTKKRGMGTGLGLAMVRDMAENGGGRLDIISNRKSGTEIGLWLPLAPQTPAASDEQHASNDAKLAFVIDDHGLVRKGIAALLREDGYRVVEMDNAGSCLAEIEAGTIPDLIVADHLMPGMTGLLLANRLDAQHPGIPFLLVSAIDDIAQLPGNVVRIGKPFRPHHLQAGIRKARHHCSPPDANCAPSPRRAAG; encoded by the coding sequence ATGCCAGAGATTGATCCCAAATCCTTCTGGCAGACCGGCCGCCCTTCGATGCGCTGGAGCGACATCGTCCATGCCCTCGCCACCGTTGCCGGCGCGGCGACCCAGGCCGATCTCGAAACGGCGCTGCGCTGCGCATGCCAGGACATTGTCGGCGCAAAGGATAGCGTCCTCCTCTTTCCCGCAGACGCGGGCCTGCCAGCCACCAACACGCATGGAGCGGGCATGACAGGCGCCGCACCATCCGTCTCCCCCATCGGATATGCCGGCACGCGCGCGTTCCTGGCGCCCCGGAACGCCACGTCTCCGTCCCCGATGCGCAACGGCATGAAAAGCATGGCCTCCTTCCCGATCGGGACGCAACCGTCCCCGGCGATGCTCCGGGTCTATTGGCATGATGCGGACCATCCGACCGACGCGGAAACCAGCTTGCTCGAACTCTTCGCCAACGCGGGGGCCGCCACCCTGCCTCGTTTGACGGAGCCATGCGCAGCCGGGGCGCAACGCAGCGCCGCCAAAGCCGAGGCCATGGCCGGGCCGGCCACGGCGGATTCGCTGCATTCCCATAAGATGGAAGCGCTCGGCCGACATGCCGCCACGCTGGTCCATGACCTTGGCAAGCTCCTGTTGCCCATCATGGCCGGCCTTGAACTGATCGCGCGGTCGACAGGGCATGACCGGCAGGTCAGCGACCATCTCGACATGGCGATGTCCGCTACCGCCTCCGCCCAGACATTGCTCCGCAATCTGCTCGATTTCACCCGCAAGGAAGCCGTGCAATCGACCGCCCTGGCACCATCCCGCTTCCTGGACGAGATGCAGCCGATCCTGTCGACGATCGCCGGCCCGACGATCAGCCTGCGCATCGAAGCCGCCCCGGATTTGCCGAAGCTGATTGCCGAGCGGCAATTGCTGGAAGTGGCGCTGCTCCATCTGGTCGCCAATGCCCGCGATGCCATGCCTGCGGGCGGGGAAGTGATCGTCGGCGCCCAACGGATCGATGAGACGACCGCGCGGAACGCCGTGCCCATCCCATGGATCCGCCTGTTCGTCAGGGATCGGGGAAGCGGCATGGACGAAACGACACGACGCAGGGCTGGCGAGCGCTTCTTCACGACCAAGAAGCGCGGCATGGGAACAGGTTTGGGCCTCGCGATGGTACGCGACATGGCCGAAAATGGGGGTGGAAGATTGGATATCATCAGCAACCGGAAGAGCGGAACGGAAATCGGCCTCTGGCTGCCGCTTGCGCCCCAGACCCCGGCCGCATCGGACGAACAGCACGCGTCGAACGATGCGAAACTGGCCTTCGTCATCGACGACCATGGCCTCGTGCGGAAAGGCATCGCCGCCCTGCTGCGCGAGGATGGCTATCGCGTCGTCGAAATGGACAACGCCGGATCCTGCCTGGCGGAAATCGAAGCGGGTACCATTCCCGACCTGATCGTCGCGGACCATCTCATGCCCGGCATGACTGGCCTGTTGCTTGCCAATCGGCTGGACGCGCAGCATCCCGGCATCCCTTTCCTGCTGGTCTCCGCGATCGACGACATCGCACAACTGCCGGGCAATGTGGTCCGCATCGGCAAGCCGTTCCGCCCACACCACCTACAGGCCGGCATCCGCAAAGCGCGGCACCACTGCTCACCCCCCGACGCCAATTGCGCGCCCTCACCGCGCAGAGCCGCAGGCTGA
- a CDS encoding glycosyltransferase: MKALFAVDHIFGRSADGAVFTIGGKFPYSAWQSYLDVFEQLTVVSRAIPLPDPAGQRRSDGPRVDFQLLPARRGVDRLRGMRDARKAVFAAVKQADVVIARLPSETALIACAAARFHGKPYLVEVVACPWDALWNHGSKIARLYAPLFTRRNRRVIRDAPVARYVTRAFLQQRYPTHGLEYVASNVELPPVTATRIFDGFSDIIRFGTIGALHTRLKGIDIAMRALHQLKRERPSLRWRYEVVGEGDPATLLQLRDALGLQDEVRFIGTLPPGDAIARWLGDVDIYLQPSFQEGLPRAVIEALNQGRIVIGSTAGGTPELLRAERLHRPGDVEALLSIIAAVIDTPPRSLASEARDNLRMGRSFSRDDILAARRSSLRALADLVPAHRP, from the coding sequence ATGAAAGCCCTTTTTGCCGTCGATCATATTTTCGGTCGCTCTGCCGACGGTGCCGTCTTCACCATCGGCGGGAAATTCCCCTATTCGGCATGGCAAAGCTATCTCGATGTCTTCGAGCAGCTGACCGTGGTCAGCCGCGCCATTCCCCTGCCCGATCCGGCCGGCCAGCGCCGGTCCGATGGCCCGCGCGTCGATTTTCAGCTCCTGCCGGCCCGGCGCGGCGTCGATCGGCTGCGCGGGATGCGCGACGCCCGCAAGGCGGTCTTCGCCGCGGTCAAGCAGGCCGATGTGGTGATCGCGCGCCTGCCTTCGGAAACCGCGCTGATCGCCTGCGCCGCAGCCCGCTTTCACGGCAAGCCCTATCTGGTGGAGGTGGTGGCATGCCCGTGGGACGCACTATGGAACCATGGTTCGAAGATCGCCCGCCTCTACGCCCCACTCTTCACCCGGCGCAACCGGCGCGTCATCCGCGACGCGCCGGTTGCGCGCTATGTGACGCGCGCCTTTCTCCAGCAACGCTATCCCACCCATGGCCTGGAATATGTCGCATCCAACGTGGAATTGCCGCCGGTCACCGCCACCCGGATATTTGACGGCTTTTCCGACATCATCCGGTTCGGAACGATCGGGGCGCTGCATACGCGGCTGAAGGGCATCGACATCGCCATGCGCGCCCTGCACCAGTTGAAGCGGGAACGCCCATCGCTCCGCTGGCGCTATGAGGTCGTGGGCGAAGGCGACCCCGCCACCCTGCTCCAGTTGCGCGATGCGCTGGGCCTGCAGGACGAGGTGCGGTTCATCGGCACCCTGCCGCCCGGCGACGCCATCGCCCGGTGGCTGGGCGACGTCGACATCTATCTGCAACCCAGTTTCCAGGAGGGCCTGCCCCGCGCCGTGATCGAAGCGCTCAACCAGGGCCGCATCGTGATCGGCTCCACCGCCGGCGGCACCCCCGAATTGCTGCGCGCCGAACGGCTCCACCGGCCCGGCGATGTCGAAGCGCTGCTGTCGATCATTGCGGCGGTCATCGATACGCCGCCGCGCTCGCTGGCCAGCGAGGCACGGGACAATCTGCGCATGGGCCGCAGCTTTTCGAGAGACGATATCCTGGCCGCGCGACGCAGTTCGCTCCGGGCGCTTGCCGATCTCGTGCCGGCGCATCGGCCATGA
- a CDS encoding metallophosphoesterase codes for MLKRFTSSLQRRDPVRAPASVPDGMRVYAIGDIHGRADLLEELLERIGRDRTGHDGQCRIIFLGDYVNRGPSSRQVLDRLSAMAPASDEHVFLMGNHEEILLRIIDGAPALVRLFLKMGGRETLLSYGMTPAQYDAATLAQIADFLQAAVPTRHRDFLHRLRTHVLLGDYLFVHAGVDVGKGPLEQEPSLTRWIRDGFADRDVDYEKVVVHGHTITDQVSQGASRIGIDTGAYASGRLTALVLEQASRRILQTGSA; via the coding sequence ATGCTGAAACGCTTCACCAGCAGCCTGCAAAGGCGCGATCCCGTGCGCGCGCCGGCATCCGTCCCGGATGGAATGCGCGTCTACGCCATTGGCGACATCCATGGGCGCGCCGATCTGCTCGAAGAACTGCTTGAGCGGATCGGGCGGGATCGCACCGGCCATGACGGCCAATGCCGGATCATCTTCCTGGGCGACTATGTCAATCGGGGGCCCTCCAGCCGGCAGGTTCTGGACCGGCTGAGTGCCATGGCGCCGGCGTCCGACGAACATGTCTTCCTCATGGGCAATCATGAGGAGATCCTGTTGAGGATCATCGACGGCGCCCCAGCCCTCGTCCGGCTGTTTCTCAAGATGGGCGGCCGGGAAACGCTGCTGAGCTATGGCATGACGCCCGCGCAATATGATGCCGCCACGCTGGCGCAGATTGCCGACTTCCTGCAGGCCGCGGTCCCCACCCGGCATCGCGACTTCCTGCACCGTCTCCGCACGCATGTCCTGCTGGGCGACTATCTGTTCGTTCATGCCGGCGTCGATGTCGGCAAAGGTCCGCTCGAACAGGAGCCGAGCCTCACCCGATGGATCAGGGACGGCTTTGCAGACCGGGATGTGGATTATGAGAAGGTCGTGGTCCATGGGCACACGATCACCGATCAGGTGTCGCAAGGCGCATCGCGCATCGGCATCGATACCGGCGCCTATGCTTCCGGCCGTCTCACGGCCCTTGTGCTTGAACAGGCAAGCCGCCGCATATTGCAGACGGGATCAGCTTGA
- a CDS encoding sugar transferase, whose product MQLILALVGSDILALLMACIVAAILSQAQLGSHSPGPMLALAILPLYGLSGFVFRAFSGEALIARLASVRAAIFSVAGATALLVMVMYAVGTTEHLSPFQLASSAALATLFLIMSRLCLTRYAAHLLDGELYSAIHINEVDGPPTIAGGLPLANPEALSPDEYQMLARFIGRADRVVVRCLPERRADWAHMLQGMNVHAEVIASEFAGSPVLAVGAYKADPTLVIARGPLDLTDRIIKRLFDIGFSVAAIIALLPLFSLIALAVKLSSPGPVLFLQPRIGRQNRVFNIYKFRSMRALSGDLDGARSASRDDDRITPVGRLLRRTSLDELPQLFNVLLGDMSIVGPRPHALYSRARNKLFWEVDQRYWHRHACKPGITGLAQVRGHRGATHREQDLTDRLFSDLEYLNKWSIWLDLGILLRTTAVLVHRNAF is encoded by the coding sequence ATGCAATTGATCCTGGCGCTGGTCGGGTCGGATATCCTCGCCCTGCTGATGGCCTGCATCGTGGCCGCCATCCTGTCGCAGGCGCAACTGGGCAGCCATTCGCCCGGCCCGATGCTGGCCCTCGCCATCCTTCCGCTATACGGGCTGAGCGGCTTTGTCTTTCGCGCCTTTTCCGGGGAGGCGCTGATCGCGCGGCTGGCTTCGGTCCGGGCGGCGATCTTCTCGGTCGCCGGCGCGACCGCGCTGCTCGTGATGGTGATGTATGCGGTCGGCACCACCGAGCATCTTTCCCCGTTCCAGCTGGCGAGCAGCGCCGCCCTGGCGACGCTCTTCCTGATCATGAGCCGCCTGTGCCTGACGCGCTATGCGGCCCATCTGCTGGACGGCGAACTCTACAGCGCGATCCATATCAACGAGGTGGACGGTCCGCCGACGATTGCGGGCGGATTGCCGCTGGCGAACCCGGAGGCGCTGTCGCCCGACGAATATCAGATGCTGGCCCGCTTTATCGGCCGGGCGGACCGCGTGGTGGTGCGTTGCCTGCCGGAACGGCGGGCCGACTGGGCGCATATGCTGCAGGGCATGAATGTGCATGCCGAAGTCATCGCATCGGAATTTGCCGGATCTCCGGTTCTGGCGGTCGGCGCCTACAAGGCGGACCCGACGCTGGTGATCGCGCGCGGGCCGCTCGACCTGACCGACCGGATCATCAAGCGGCTGTTCGACATCGGCTTCAGCGTCGCGGCCATCATTGCGCTGTTGCCACTTTTCTCGCTGATCGCGCTGGCCGTGAAATTGTCCAGCCCCGGCCCGGTACTGTTCCTGCAGCCCCGGATCGGGCGCCAGAACCGGGTATTCAATATCTACAAGTTTCGCAGCATGCGGGCGCTGTCCGGCGACCTGGACGGCGCGCGATCGGCGTCGCGCGACGATGACCGCATCACGCCGGTCGGGCGCCTGTTGCGCCGGACCAGCCTGGATGAACTGCCGCAGCTCTTCAACGTGCTGCTGGGCGACATGAGCATCGTCGGGCCGCGGCCGCATGCGCTCTATTCGCGCGCGCGCAACAAGCTCTTCTGGGAGGTCGATCAGCGTTATTGGCACCGCCATGCCTGCAAGCCTGGCATTACCGGCCTGGCCCAGGTGCGCGGCCATCGTGGCGCGACGCATCGGGAGCAGGATCTGACCGATCGGCTGTTCTCGGATCTGGAATATCTCAACAAATGGTCGATCTGGTTGGACCTTGGCATCCTGCTGCGCACCACCGCCGTGCTGGTCCACCGGAACGCATTCTAG
- a CDS encoding lipopolysaccharide biosynthesis protein, protein MPRLSSHLAFASISQLLRYAAPLLVYPYLTRTLGIDAMGYFSTVMAVGLMCSAFVEFGYGLMSVRELASGDRHVTGAVLSELCLGRSVMFLLVAAGLAIICHYVDLLADSGAYVAALAIGLAYGFSASWYYIAAERPRTLAGIDLSCSLTSFALILALVRGPADALLALWLFVIPLLAAALYGHLLARRRYGFRLTSPSALLASLALSLRFFFFTGFPSLTNRWSVVALAIWSDPLQVVYFAAGEKLTTAAINTTVPLTRVLLPRIGRLMAGDPGAAYRDIRRYVIGIGGFYLCASAVTIALAGISYPIMFGANLAEGSRIFAAQMLMVPFAASSRVLVQVGLTSLRKEGFCALVFIASTLLYLLVSALIAPTGGGIGIALARAAIEMIVLLLFVRAFIQAGHSRVRP, encoded by the coding sequence ATGCCACGGCTGAGTTCCCATCTCGCCTTCGCCTCCATCTCGCAATTGCTGCGCTATGCGGCGCCGTTGCTGGTCTATCCCTATCTCACACGGACATTAGGGATCGACGCGATGGGCTATTTCTCCACCGTGATGGCGGTGGGGCTGATGTGCAGCGCCTTCGTCGAATTCGGCTATGGCCTGATGTCGGTGCGTGAACTGGCCAGCGGCGACCGGCATGTCACCGGCGCCGTCCTGTCCGAACTCTGCCTCGGCCGATCTGTCATGTTTCTGCTGGTCGCCGCGGGGCTGGCCATCATCTGCCATTATGTCGATCTGCTGGCGGACAGCGGCGCCTATGTCGCTGCGCTCGCGATCGGGCTGGCCTACGGCTTTTCCGCCTCATGGTATTATATCGCGGCGGAACGGCCCAGGACGCTCGCCGGCATAGACCTGTCCTGTTCGCTGACAAGTTTCGCGCTGATCCTGGCCCTGGTCCGGGGGCCGGCCGATGCGCTGCTGGCGCTGTGGCTCTTCGTCATCCCCCTGCTGGCTGCCGCCCTCTACGGCCATCTGCTCGCCCGCAGGCGCTATGGCTTCCGACTGACCTCGCCCAGCGCGCTGCTGGCGTCGCTGGCGCTGTCGCTGCGCTTCTTCTTCTTCACCGGCTTCCCATCGCTCACCAACCGGTGGAGCGTAGTTGCGCTGGCGATATGGTCCGATCCGCTGCAGGTCGTCTATTTCGCGGCCGGCGAAAAGCTGACCACCGCGGCCATCAACACGACGGTGCCGCTGACCCGCGTCCTCCTGCCGCGGATCGGGCGGCTGATGGCCGGCGATCCGGGTGCCGCCTATCGCGACATCCGGCGCTATGTCATCGGCATCGGCGGCTTCTACCTGTGCGCCAGCGCCGTGACGATCGCCCTTGCGGGGATCAGCTATCCCATCATGTTCGGGGCGAACCTGGCCGAAGGATCGCGCATCTTCGCCGCACAGATGCTGATGGTCCCCTTCGCCGCCTCGTCGCGCGTACTGGTCCAGGTGGGGCTGACCAGCCTGCGGAAGGAAGGCTTCTGCGCGCTCGTCTTCATTGCCTCGACCTTGCTCTACCTGCTGGTCTCCGCGCTGATCGCCCCAACCGGCGGCGGGATCGGCATCGCGCTCGCGCGGGCAGCGATCGAAATGATCGTCCTGCTCCTGTTCGTGCGCGCCTTCATCCAGGCCGGGCACAGCCGAGTCCGCCCATGA
- a CDS encoding acyltransferase family protein — protein sequence MQHSSTATRPKINALQALRAYAALSVMLGHGILEFHATKGTAMPFNEFPLVAGVDIFFVLSGFVMFHTSTGLWGDKRAPLRFWRRRFIRLVPLYWLFTSLMVATLLLLSRHVRSTEFDLWNVLSSYLFIPSERPGGRIAPVLSLGWTLNYEIFFYCLFGLCLRFDRRRGLSLLIGGFCALLAFTAIFPPTFTPLRFWGNSIILEFVAGIGLGLAYEQGRLRQSLALSCGLFLLGGSLLVAAGDTDLPRVIKGGIPACLMLCAALALPARLDRAMPRPLILLGDSSYALYLSHRFVLRSVTLLFGAIAIPAGVEAYLYVATTLAGAVLLSILIYTYVEAPMLRLLLRRPRDAQPAPASSIRPILQADSPPC from the coding sequence ATGCAGCATAGTTCGACCGCCACCAGACCGAAGATCAATGCGCTCCAGGCCCTGCGTGCCTATGCCGCGCTGAGCGTCATGCTGGGACACGGGATATTGGAATTCCACGCCACGAAGGGGACGGCGATGCCCTTCAACGAATTTCCGCTGGTGGCCGGCGTGGACATCTTCTTCGTCCTCAGCGGTTTCGTGATGTTCCATACCTCGACCGGCCTGTGGGGCGACAAGCGCGCGCCATTGCGTTTCTGGCGCCGGCGCTTCATCCGGCTCGTGCCCCTCTACTGGCTGTTCACCAGCCTGATGGTGGCGACGCTGCTGCTGCTGTCCCGCCATGTCCGCTCCACCGAGTTCGACCTGTGGAACGTGCTGTCCTCCTATCTCTTCATCCCCAGCGAACGGCCCGGCGGACGGATAGCCCCGGTGCTGTCCCTGGGGTGGACGCTCAACTACGAAATCTTCTTCTACTGCCTCTTCGGCCTTTGCCTGCGGTTCGATCGCCGTCGCGGCCTGTCCTTGCTGATCGGCGGCTTTTGCGCGCTCCTGGCATTCACCGCGATATTCCCGCCGACCTTCACCCCGCTTCGCTTCTGGGGCAATTCGATCATCCTGGAATTTGTGGCGGGGATCGGCCTCGGCCTTGCATATGAACAGGGCCGCCTCCGGCAGAGCCTGGCATTGTCCTGCGGCCTGTTCCTTCTGGGCGGGAGCCTGCTCGTCGCGGCCGGCGACACCGACCTGCCCCGCGTCATCAAGGGCGGCATCCCCGCCTGCCTGATGCTCTGCGCCGCGCTGGCGCTCCCCGCCCGGCTCGATCGCGCCATGCCGCGCCCGCTGATCCTGCTGGGCGACAGTTCCTATGCCCTCTACCTCAGCCACCGGTTCGTCCTGCGCAGCGTGACCCTGCTGTTCGGCGCGATCGCGATCCCGGCCGGCGTGGAGGCCTATCTCTATGTCGCGACCACCCTGGCGGGCGCGGTCCTTCTCTCGATCCTCATCTACACCTATGTCGAAGCCCCGATGCTGCGCCTGCTCCTGCGGCGCCCCAGGGATGCGCAGCCCGCCCCGGCCAGTTCGATCCGGCCGATCCTCCAGGCGGACTCGCCGCCATGCTGA
- a CDS encoding UTP--glucose-1-phosphate uridylyltransferase — MSIKPIRKAIFPVAGLGTRFLPATKSVPKELLPIVDRPLIQYAVDEAREAGIETMIFVTGRGKGAIEDYFDIAFECETLQRERGKDLSALDGTRLAPGHAVFLRQQEPLGLGHAIWCARDVIGDEPFAVLLPDEFMLGAPGRGCMRQMVEAYEGLGGNLVCVQEIPIEETPSYGVVVPGERQGGIVEVKGLVEKPKAGTAPSNLILPGRYILQPEIMSVLARQERGAGGEIQLTDGMAALIGQQPFHGSTFEGRRFDCGSKAGYVQANIAVSLLRDDLRDAIQSFVSDLVCPEVA; from the coding sequence ATGAGCATCAAGCCCATCCGCAAGGCCATATTCCCCGTCGCAGGGCTGGGAACACGTTTCCTGCCGGCGACCAAGTCGGTTCCCAAGGAATTGCTGCCGATCGTCGACCGGCCGCTCATTCAATATGCGGTCGACGAGGCGCGCGAAGCGGGGATCGAGACGATGATCTTCGTGACTGGTCGGGGCAAGGGCGCGATCGAGGATTATTTCGACATCGCCTTTGAATGCGAGACGCTGCAACGGGAGCGGGGCAAGGATCTGTCCGCGCTCGACGGCACGCGGCTGGCGCCGGGCCATGCGGTGTTCCTGCGCCAGCAGGAGCCGCTGGGCCTGGGCCATGCGATCTGGTGCGCGCGTGACGTGATCGGCGACGAGCCCTTTGCCGTGCTGCTGCCCGACGAGTTCATGCTGGGTGCGCCGGGGCGGGGCTGCATGCGCCAGATGGTCGAGGCCTATGAAGGGCTGGGCGGCAATCTTGTGTGCGTGCAGGAAATACCGATTGAGGAAACGCCGAGCTACGGCGTCGTTGTCCCTGGGGAAAGGCAGGGGGGCATCGTGGAGGTCAAGGGGCTGGTGGAAAAGCCGAAGGCGGGCACCGCGCCATCCAACCTCATCCTGCCCGGCCGCTATATCCTCCAGCCCGAGATCATGTCGGTGCTGGCGCGGCAGGAGCGGGGCGCAGGCGGCGAGATTCAACTGACCGACGGCATGGCGGCCCTGATCGGCCAGCAGCCCTTTCATGGATCGACTTTCGAGGGCCGTCGTTTCGATTGTGGTTCCAAGGCCGGTTATGTGCAGGCCAATATTGCCGTGTCGCTGCTGCGCGATGATTTGCGCGATGCGATCCAATCCTTTGTTTCTGACCTCGTCTGTCCTGAAGTCGCTTGA
- a CDS encoding serine O-acetyltransferase, whose protein sequence is MKALLRRLARYHYAQAVAARWIYAATRAGSRSGLVHQMVARHHARRLVRRFGIYVSPTAIIGPGLILPHPVGIVIGEGCVIGANATLYQHVTLGRKSRHDPRYPVIGDDVVLYPGAIVIGPVRIGARSRIGANQVVACDLPDGAVLIPPAIEPIIRPEQPQRGKQQP, encoded by the coding sequence ATGAAGGCATTGCTGCGCCGGCTCGCCCGCTATCATTATGCCCAGGCCGTCGCCGCCCGCTGGATCTATGCCGCGACACGGGCCGGCAGCCGCTCCGGCCTTGTCCACCAGATGGTCGCGCGCCATCATGCCCGCCGGCTGGTCAGGCGGTTCGGCATTTACGTCTCACCCACGGCCATCATCGGTCCGGGGCTGATCCTGCCCCATCCCGTCGGCATCGTGATCGGCGAGGGCTGCGTCATCGGCGCCAATGCCACCCTCTACCAGCATGTGACGCTGGGCCGCAAAAGCCGGCACGATCCGCGCTATCCGGTCATCGGCGACGATGTCGTCCTCTATCCCGGCGCCATCGTTATCGGGCCGGTGCGGATCGGCGCCCGGTCGCGCATCGGCGCCAATCAGGTGGTGGCCTGCGACCTGCCCGACGGCGCGGTCCTGATCCCGCCAGCCATCGAACCGATCATCCGGCCAGAGCAGCCCCAGCGCGGAAAGCAGCAGCCATGA
- a CDS encoding EAL domain-containing protein, with protein sequence MSPAKTDPPAVAPRDPMACLFVHISVANLSEIEAAFGPKAREQAFERLLLSVRQTIGHERIEAHRSLGIIEVTMRLSRMPRHKRTAMLAEQIRALALATPLNSDKGPFFVIPAITAIAFMPGRSERDIARLKAYDYADRQRPLAHARTEAASYRADMKSAAELLGQLANGRAAFAHQAIAATGQGLPPLYHESLLRIGDDDGAFAACEMAILAVERLDLSFAMDARLAAIAVDRLEHDATLRLGVNISARSSSFHRFGRHTMWNRLRDRLRDRPEVACRLTLEITETADFASLEEACEFVAGCRQLGVRIALDDFGTGRRSIEQAARLAVDIIKIDGSFVRHAADAAGAFATFLHLVRLGSSLGATVIVEGIETAQQADMARQAGANGLQGYHLARPILGPHLPGTLQTANILHLDMFRALHSSGHDAAAGRPERVGSMTEWDNHARD encoded by the coding sequence ATGAGTCCAGCAAAGACCGATCCCCCGGCCGTCGCCCCGCGCGATCCGATGGCCTGTCTCTTCGTGCATATTTCCGTGGCCAACCTGTCCGAGATCGAAGCCGCCTTCGGCCCCAAGGCCCGCGAGCAGGCCTTCGAACGCCTTCTGCTTTCCGTTCGCCAGACCATTGGCCATGAAAGGATCGAAGCGCATCGCTCTCTGGGCATTATCGAGGTCACGATGCGCCTCAGCCGGATGCCGCGACACAAGCGGACGGCCATGCTCGCCGAACAGATACGGGCACTGGCGCTGGCCACGCCCCTGAACTCGGACAAGGGGCCGTTTTTCGTCATCCCGGCCATCACCGCCATCGCCTTCATGCCCGGCCGCAGCGAGCGGGACATCGCGCGCCTCAAGGCCTATGACTATGCCGATCGGCAACGTCCGCTGGCGCATGCCAGGACCGAAGCGGCCAGCTATCGCGCGGACATGAAAAGCGCCGCCGAATTGCTGGGCCAGTTGGCCAATGGACGGGCGGCCTTTGCCCATCAGGCGATTGCCGCCACCGGCCAGGGATTGCCCCCGCTTTATCATGAAAGCCTGCTTCGGATCGGCGATGACGATGGCGCGTTCGCGGCATGTGAAATGGCCATCCTGGCCGTGGAGCGGCTCGACCTTTCCTTCGCGATGGATGCCAGGCTGGCCGCCATCGCGGTCGATCGGCTTGAACATGACGCGACACTGCGGCTGGGCGTGAACATCTCCGCCCGGTCCAGTTCCTTCCACCGGTTCGGCCGCCACACGATGTGGAACAGATTGCGCGACAGACTGAGGGATCGGCCCGAGGTCGCCTGCCGCCTGACGCTGGAAATCACCGAAACAGCCGATTTCGCCTCGCTGGAGGAGGCCTGTGAATTTGTCGCCGGTTGCCGCCAGTTGGGCGTGCGCATTGCGCTGGACGATTTCGGCACGGGCCGGCGATCGATCGAGCAGGCCGCCCGACTCGCCGTCGACATCATCAAGATCGACGGCAGCTTTGTACGCCATGCCGCGGATGCGGCCGGCGCCTTTGCCACCTTCCTGCATCTCGTCCGGCTGGGCAGCAGCCTTGGGGCGACCGTCATTGTGGAGGGTATAGAGACCGCGCAGCAAGCGGACATGGCGCGCCAGGCGGGCGCCAATGGCCTGCAGGGCTATCATCTGGCCCGCCCCATCCTGGGGCCACACCTTCCCGGCACCTTGCAAACCGCCAACATCCTGCACCTCGACATGTTTCGCGCCCTCCATTCAAGCGGCCACGATGCCGCCGCGGGTCGCCCCGAACGCGTCGGCAGCATGACCGAGTGGGACAACCATGCCAGAGATTGA
- a CDS encoding winged helix-turn-helix domain-containing protein codes for MSELEAGLALRATQTDQAPMLALPFEEDRQDVERAIRALVPGKNAVEIESKFRKRVLDHFDIEGWIAAGVLSCLVRFPGRFVSHAELAAAAGAQSDKSGVIRVYICQLRASLALKGYSGEAIETGRGAYRIVRSAAFEIINAVAQV; via the coding sequence ATGAGCGAGCTGGAGGCCGGTCTGGCCCTGCGCGCGACGCAGACGGATCAGGCGCCGATGCTGGCCCTGCCGTTCGAGGAAGACCGGCAGGATGTGGAGCGGGCGATCCGCGCGCTTGTTCCGGGCAAGAATGCGGTCGAGATCGAAAGCAAGTTCCGCAAGCGCGTGCTGGACCATTTCGATATCGAAGGCTGGATCGCGGCGGGTGTCCTGTCGTGCCTGGTGCGCTTTCCCGGTCGCTTCGTGTCGCATGCCGAACTGGCGGCCGCGGCCGGCGCCCAGTCGGACAAGTCGGGCGTCATTCGCGTCTATATCTGTCAGTTGCGTGCCAGCCTGGCGCTCAAGGGCTATTCGGGCGAGGCCATCGAAACCGGGCGCGGCGCCTATCGCATCGTGCGCAGCGCTGCGTTCGAGATCATCAACGCGGTTGCCCAGGTCTGA